CGATATTAACATTTTCACAAGACTGCATATTGCCTTCGAAACAAGCATTCATCTCAGATTGAACATTCAAACGCGTGATTGCATCTGTGATGTCGAACTTCCAGTAATCAACCGTCGTTGAAATAGAATCATTTACGTCCCAAACCACACCAAAGGTGAATGATTCACTTTCTTCCGGTTGAAGGTCATCAGAGCCCGTGTAATTTACCAAAATTTGTTTGTCAGGTGCATTACCCCACGGGTCAGTTAAATAGTCGAACGAGCCCGAGTTACCTGAGTACAATTCGGCAACACTTGGTGCACGGAAACCTGTAGCTGCAACAGAGCGAATCATTAAGCTTTCACTTACCGTGTATGTAGCGCCTAATTTCCACGTTGTTGCATTACCAAATGTTGAGTAGTTGTCATAACGAACAGCCGCCTCCATAGCCAAGCTATCTGTTACTGGCACTGAAAACTCCGCATAACCAGAGAATACGTTGTAGTTACCATCCGTAGGGTCTTGTTGTGCAGCTGTACTTTCACCAGCTTGCGTTACTTCATCTGGAGTGTAGTAGCCAGACTCATAGCGGTTTTCAATACCAAATGCGTAACCAATATCATTTTCTGATAAGCCTGAGTAGCCCATGGCGATTGTAAATTGCTCGTTACCACCTTCGTTACCTTCAGTGTAAATTACCCCTTCTTCCATTAAGAAATCACGGTCTAAATCTTCACCACTAAACCATAGGTCTTGGTTTTCATAGATACTTTGCTCCATGTTACCAGCGTGAATAGAGTTTTGTACTTTATCTTTAGACTCGTTACGACCATAAGTAGCAGACATTTCCCACATATCATCATTGTCTAAGTAGCTTTTTAGACCAGCAGAAATTCGATAAGTGTGTGTCTCTTGCTGAAATATACGTGGACCAGCATCAGTCATGCGACGACGATAGTTTAAAAACTCTGGTGTATCACCGTTATCATCAAGGAATTGATCGGTATATTTTGAATCTAATTGAGCTGTATCCAAATCAATATTGGCAGGTTGTGGTGCCATTTGTTGCTCTGAGTCTCGGTATGTATACATAGCGTCGACTGACAGCTCAGTATCTGAAGCGATTTCTTTATTGAATGAAGAAAATAAGCTGTAAAGCTCGCTAGGTGTTTGGGCATAGCTACTTGTAGTGTAGTCATAACCTTCAGTGCGCTCTTCAAAACCGCCGTTACCGTCAGGTACCATACCGCCTAAGCTACCGCCAGGAACAAATGAAGATTGACCAGGAGGCGTAAAGTCACGATCCGATTGGATCACATCACCACGGTTAGTATATGAGAAACCAAGCACTAAGTTACCGTCGGCGACTTCAGTGCCGTGTAAAATACTAAAACCACCTGAGTTGCCGTCACCTTTATCAGTACCGCTTAAATCAGCTGAAATTTCAGTACCTTCGTAATCTTTTTTAGTGATGATGTTTACTACGCCTGCAATAGCGTCAGAGCCGTATACTGCAGAAGCGCCGTCCTTTAATATTTCAATTGATTTGATCATCGCAACAGGGATTGTGTTCAAGTCAACAGATGAATCAGCACCCGTACCTGAAGACACCATACGTCGACCATTTAATAGGACTAAAGTACGTTGAGAGCCCATTCCACGAAGGTTAACTGTCGCTGAACCACCCGATCCATTGTTTGAAGAAGCACCAAGGCTAACACCTGCTGCACTTGGTTGAGAAGCAAGCACTTCATCAATTGACGTAAAACCGCCCTTGGCAATGCTTTCTGAAGAAATAACGGTAACAGGAGATGCTGTCTCCATATCAGTACGAGAGATTCGAGAGCCCGTCACTTGAATACGTTCGATTTCAACTTCTTGTTCTTCAATTACATTCGCCATTGTTGGCATTGCTAGAAGGGCAGTACTAGTCGCCCCTAAAAATAAAGCACGCTTTATTGCTTTATTTACTTTGGTTGTTGGATTCACAAATAACTCCTCTGAGACAAATTCTTTTCTATATTCTTAAACTGGGTCTATAGCCCGCAGTTAATATGCTGTAGAAGTTCAGAAATGATTGTTATGAATTGTCGGAGAATTGTTATCTTTGTGACCTAGAAGTAAAGACACGTAAAATCCGTTTAATTAACCACCACACATGCGCTGAGAAATAATCGTAGTGATTATAAAAGCAACAATGTTAT
This window of the Thalassotalea atypica genome carries:
- a CDS encoding TonB-dependent receptor; this encodes MPTMANVIEEQEVEIERIQVTGSRISRTDMETASPVTVISSESIAKGGFTSIDEVLASQPSAAGVSLGASSNNGSGGSATVNLRGMGSQRTLVLLNGRRMVSSGTGADSSVDLNTIPVAMIKSIEILKDGASAVYGSDAIAGVVNIITKKDYEGTEISADLSGTDKGDGNSGGFSILHGTEVADGNLVLGFSYTNRGDVIQSDRDFTPPGQSSFVPGGSLGGMVPDGNGGFEERTEGYDYTTSSYAQTPSELYSLFSSFNKEIASDTELSVDAMYTYRDSEQQMAPQPANIDLDTAQLDSKYTDQFLDDNGDTPEFLNYRRRMTDAGPRIFQQETHTYRISAGLKSYLDNDDMWEMSATYGRNESKDKVQNSIHAGNMEQSIYENQDLWFSGEDLDRDFLMEEGVIYTEGNEGGNEQFTIAMGYSGLSENDIGYAFGIENRYESGYYTPDEVTQAGESTAAQQDPTDGNYNVFSGYAEFSVPVTDSLAMEAAVRYDNYSTFGNATTWKLGATYTVSESLMIRSVAATGFRAPSVAELYSGNSGSFDYLTDPWGNAPDKQILVNYTGSDDLQPEESESFTFGVVWDVNDSISTTVDYWKFDITDAITRLNVQSEMNACFEGNMQSCENVNIGPNGEGVNSDDGEYSLTSELTNVGTQETSGIDWNVTYSGDIFRVVVDTTYLIDFTEDDVDYTGTIDGIYGAYAELKSTVTINADITDDLSVQYIGQYLDGMDGDYYGESYSTDAVMYHNVSANYHFNDDWSVNAGVQNLFDTEPETVLNGSDMNTVPEVYDTVGRNFYVSTVYKL